A genomic region of Ferroacidibacillus organovorans contains the following coding sequences:
- a CDS encoding terpene synthase family protein: protein MANSVIKNHSDDIRAEIYRVTSELLEHLYQYYRPFPEFDSVRFPATALTTATEGYFLPVSLLKKMVVIPVWIFTIDDVIDRKLLSDEELDECLERYEWIITRDQDASDVYGCVLKDLYDQLKERPLFFALRGVWEEAYFRMIRGMLLEARPNDRLPSYDEYLEHGAFSIGVPLYVVSTWILASHEETMPNLDVLKEMMMLSAKSIRLANDMRTYEKEKKEGNLNALVIMEKKYESEGNTPDVAKGLALAFLREELERYRAQFLELVDDSVLPMRMLSNVTLFSLSFYDEHDFHTVDAGEIHHV from the coding sequence ATGGCCAATTCGGTGATTAAAAATCACTCAGACGACATTCGAGCAGAAATTTATCGAGTGACTAGTGAGTTGCTGGAACATTTGTACCAGTATTATAGACCATTTCCTGAGTTTGATTCAGTTCGATTCCCGGCAACGGCATTGACAACTGCGACGGAAGGCTATTTTCTGCCCGTGTCGCTTTTGAAAAAGATGGTCGTTATTCCTGTTTGGATTTTTACGATCGATGATGTAATCGATCGTAAATTGCTTTCGGATGAAGAATTGGATGAATGTCTTGAGCGCTATGAATGGATCATCACGCGTGATCAGGATGCGTCTGACGTGTATGGATGCGTATTGAAAGATCTTTATGACCAATTAAAAGAGAGACCGCTTTTTTTCGCGTTGCGCGGTGTTTGGGAAGAAGCCTATTTTCGAATGATTCGCGGGATGCTTCTTGAAGCGCGCCCAAACGATCGATTGCCGTCGTATGATGAATATCTCGAACATGGGGCGTTTAGCATTGGCGTGCCGCTCTACGTCGTATCGACGTGGATTCTTGCTTCTCACGAAGAGACAATGCCCAATCTTGATGTTTTAAAAGAGATGATGATGTTGTCGGCGAAAAGCATTCGACTCGCAAATGACATGCGTACATACGAAAAAGAGAAAAAAGAGGGAAATTTAAACGCGCTTGTGATCATGGAAAAAAAGTACGAGTCAGAGGGTAATACACCAGATGTTGCAAAAGGACTGGCGCTTGCTTTTTTGCGGGAAGAATTGGAGCGCTATCGCGCACAGTTTCTTGAATTGGTAGATGACTCCGTTCTTCCAATGCGGATGCTGTCAAATGTCACCCTGTTTTCACTGTCATTTTATGATGAGCACGACTTTCACACCGTTGATGCGGGGGAGATCCACCATGTTTGA
- a CDS encoding APC family permease, whose amino-acid sequence MALFRPWLDSAVITLSVVAILYAFLNFNTFKRVLVGSPMRTRELHSKHNRLFWLIALPILAADLYSSVAYGPEAGITELTVNAHLGVDAKWLILPVTAATVLLLIILVTSYIMGVIAYPNGGGAYAISKDNFKRPIISLIAASSLLIDYVLTVAVSVTAGIQAMASAYPMLVPHETILSVACILLILVVNLRGVSESATIFAWPTFLFMFAMIFLIGTGFVQEFHHGFVQPVTPPFGTIPKELTSLLLLKSFSAACSSLTGIETISNAVPIFREPKTRGAIKAYIALGVITGVTLLGFSYHLYVNGINVMQNTTMESQLLSLYFGYGPIYQIIIWLTFIVLILAANSTFTGFPQLAALVAADSFLPRALMLRGDRLGYSNGMIVLAAFSTILVVVFNAQTDNLIPLYSIGVFVAFTVAQVGLVRYWLREKGSKWRTKLTINLIGSIVTMVVSIVVAVTKFTSGAWIIFIVLPILLFIALSVRRHYTQIANELRIDMSCIRPQSHRVITVVLVSGVNRVVLNALSFAKSINNEVIALYIGFDDESIDRIEKKWNDWECPCRLITVKSEYRSILYPLSRFIGRLQSMEDGKPDHVHVMIAQFVPKKWWHNMLHNQTSLVIRAWLLRHRDVVVTTIPYHLHD is encoded by the coding sequence ATGGCGTTGTTTCGTCCGTGGCTCGATTCGGCAGTGATCACCCTTTCAGTCGTAGCCATTCTCTATGCGTTTTTAAACTTTAATACATTCAAACGCGTACTTGTCGGATCACCTATGCGTACGCGTGAACTCCACTCTAAACACAATCGTCTCTTTTGGCTGATTGCCTTGCCCATTCTCGCCGCCGACCTCTATTCTTCCGTTGCCTATGGTCCGGAGGCTGGAATCACTGAACTGACGGTCAACGCGCACCTCGGTGTCGATGCGAAGTGGTTGATTCTTCCCGTCACCGCGGCTACCGTCTTACTTTTGATCATTCTGGTCACCTCGTATATCATGGGCGTTATCGCGTATCCGAATGGCGGCGGCGCCTACGCGATCTCAAAAGATAATTTCAAACGCCCGATCATCTCGCTCATCGCGGCCAGTTCGCTCTTGATCGACTATGTTTTGACGGTTGCCGTCTCGGTTACCGCTGGGATCCAGGCGATGGCGTCCGCCTATCCTATGCTTGTTCCGCATGAAACCATTCTTTCTGTCGCATGTATCCTGCTCATTCTCGTGGTGAATCTGCGCGGGGTTTCTGAATCGGCGACCATTTTTGCGTGGCCCACATTCCTGTTTATGTTCGCCATGATCTTTCTGATCGGCACTGGTTTTGTGCAAGAGTTTCATCACGGTTTTGTTCAGCCCGTGACCCCGCCGTTTGGCACGATCCCAAAAGAGCTCACCTCACTGCTTTTGTTAAAGTCGTTCAGTGCGGCGTGTTCTTCACTGACTGGAATTGAGACAATCTCAAACGCGGTTCCGATCTTTCGCGAACCGAAAACAAGAGGTGCGATCAAAGCGTACATTGCGCTTGGCGTGATTACAGGCGTGACACTGCTTGGGTTCTCGTATCACCTTTATGTCAACGGGATCAATGTCATGCAAAACACGACAATGGAATCCCAACTCCTTTCCCTCTACTTTGGCTATGGTCCGATCTATCAAATCATCATTTGGCTGACGTTTATCGTGCTCATCCTCGCGGCCAATTCCACGTTTACCGGATTTCCGCAGTTGGCGGCTCTCGTCGCGGCCGACAGCTTTCTCCCGCGCGCGCTCATGCTGCGCGGCGATCGTCTCGGATACTCAAACGGGATGATCGTGTTGGCTGCGTTCTCAACAATTCTCGTCGTCGTTTTTAATGCACAGACGGACAACCTGATTCCGCTTTACTCGATCGGCGTCTTTGTCGCGTTCACCGTTGCGCAGGTCGGGCTCGTCCGCTACTGGCTTCGCGAGAAGGGCAGCAAGTGGCGGACAAAGTTGACGATCAACCTGATCGGATCGATCGTGACCATGGTTGTGTCGATTGTCGTCGCCGTGACAAAATTTACAAGTGGCGCGTGGATTATCTTCATCGTGCTGCCGATCCTGCTATTTATCGCACTGTCTGTGCGCCGTCACTACACACAGATCGCCAACGAGTTGCGGATCGACATGTCGTGCATCCGCCCACAATCGCACCGCGTGATCACCGTCGTGCTCGTCTCGGGGGTTAATCGCGTCGTGCTAAACGCCCTCTCTTTTGCAAAGAGCATCAACAACGAAGTGATCGCGCTCTATATCGGGTTTGATGACGAGTCGATCGATCGCATTGAGAAGAAGTGGAATGACTGGGAGTGTCCCTGCCGCTTGATCACCGTCAAAAGTGAGTACCGATCCATCCTCTATCCGCTATCGCGCTTTATCGGACGACTTCAGTCGATGGAAGACGGGAAGCCGGATCATGTTCACGTGATGATCGCTCAGTTTGTGCCTAAAAAATGGTGGCACAATATGCTGCACAATCAGACGTCGCTCGTGATTCGCGCCTGGCTTCTGCGACACCGCGATGTCGTGGTGACAACCATTCCGTATCATTTGCATGATTAA
- a CDS encoding recombinase family protein translates to MRETAEKKIAIYCRVSTDEQAKEGVSLDEQKARLHAYCRAMGWVVEAVEYIDDGYSAKNMERPALENLLQDVQTGRIERLMVTKLDRLSRRLLDLLTLIELFQKHGVSFVSTSESFDTATPSGRLTLQVLGAVAEFERERIRERVFDNMLHAAKTGKWLTQAPYGYRLDAKKLVIYEPEANLVRRVFRMFVEDGLGYFQIAKALNQEHIPSRNGKAWSIRGVKMMVQNPAYVGTLVWNRVDSSQKRRMVKEEEAWVAMPFAHPAIIEEALWHQAQQRIASNVRVPPRAQASPHLLGGVLRCGECGAAMSIGWSGSPRRTRVYRCSAYRNQAICRSKPYRADDVERWFVEAIERFVEPVNRARHTASIQYVRTEQTAKLEQRLHYAKMRYARQVEAYAAGLIEMDSLSREKASLEQSAAEYEKVVSTHDQPFDTRLLEERLSLRAITLGDAFSVLPPAWLKAKLRTWIRSVVLHGSEDLEIVLHPKT, encoded by the coding sequence ATGCGTGAAACTGCGGAGAAAAAGATTGCGATTTACTGTCGCGTATCCACGGATGAGCAGGCGAAAGAAGGCGTGTCGCTTGATGAACAAAAGGCGAGGCTTCACGCATACTGTCGCGCAATGGGTTGGGTCGTGGAAGCGGTTGAATACATTGACGATGGTTATTCGGCAAAAAACATGGAGCGGCCGGCGCTTGAGAATTTGTTGCAGGATGTGCAGACGGGCCGAATTGAGCGGCTCATGGTGACAAAACTTGACAGACTGAGTCGGCGCTTGCTCGATTTGCTGACGCTGATTGAACTGTTTCAAAAACACGGCGTGTCGTTTGTCTCAACAAGTGAATCGTTTGACACCGCGACGCCTTCCGGCCGTTTGACGCTTCAGGTGCTCGGAGCTGTCGCGGAGTTTGAGCGTGAACGAATTCGCGAGCGCGTTTTTGACAACATGCTGCATGCCGCTAAAACGGGCAAGTGGTTGACACAAGCCCCGTACGGCTATCGGCTTGACGCAAAAAAATTAGTCATCTATGAACCTGAGGCTAACCTTGTGCGGCGTGTCTTTCGCATGTTTGTCGAAGATGGCTTGGGTTATTTTCAGATCGCCAAGGCGTTGAACCAAGAGCACATTCCATCCCGAAACGGTAAGGCGTGGTCCATCCGGGGCGTCAAAATGATGGTGCAAAATCCTGCCTATGTAGGGACGCTTGTGTGGAATCGCGTCGATTCAAGCCAAAAGCGTCGCATGGTTAAAGAAGAAGAGGCGTGGGTGGCCATGCCTTTTGCCCATCCCGCGATTATTGAAGAGGCACTTTGGCATCAGGCACAGCAGCGCATCGCGAGCAATGTGCGCGTTCCTCCGCGCGCGCAAGCCAGTCCCCATCTGCTGGGCGGGGTCTTGCGGTGTGGGGAATGTGGTGCAGCGATGTCCATCGGGTGGTCTGGTTCCCCTCGGCGAACACGCGTTTATCGCTGCTCTGCATATCGAAACCAGGCCATCTGTAGGAGCAAGCCCTATCGCGCGGATGATGTGGAGCGCTGGTTTGTAGAGGCGATTGAGCGTTTTGTTGAGCCTGTGAATCGCGCGCGGCATACTGCTTCAATTCAGTACGTACGGACGGAGCAGACGGCAAAGCTTGAGCAGCGGCTGCACTATGCAAAAATGCGCTATGCCAGGCAGGTCGAGGCGTACGCGGCAGGGCTCATCGAAATGGACAGTCTTTCGCGTGAAAAGGCTTCGCTTGAACAGAGCGCTGCGGAGTACGAAAAGGTCGTGTCAACACATGATCAGCCGTTTGACACGAGGTTGCTTGAAGAGCGCCTGAGTTTGCGGGCGATCACATTGGGTGACGCGTTTTCTGTGCTTCCGCCTGCTTGGCTGAAGGCTAAACTGCGCACATGGATTCGCAGTGTTGTCCTTCACGGGAGTGAGGATCTCGAAATTGTATTGCATCCAAAAACATGA
- a CDS encoding prenyltransferase/squalene oxidase repeat-containing protein, with protein sequence MFERAGDDDAVTEDIKRRARELISRLQGGAMGSIAYDTSWVARLKERDGSPKFPTTIAWLRAHQHADGSFGARDESLHDRMISTLASVNALTALRDEADQGRISRALDYVAKNGERLRADGDETIGFELLFPSLLEEAKGLGHRLPFEVFAWVGELGKKKLSVVPPSWIYGEESPLIHSIEFLGKNAQPDRLAQLVSVNGSIGNSPSASAFVYGQTGDPRLEAYLRQIVDRSEDGGVCNVQPFEIFETAWVYFNLQLAGITLEGMRDGLREIEASFKPQGVGISRDGLMPDADDSALAANVLARAGRPVSLQFLDFYQAERGFLCFPYERNPSVSTNIHILDALRAYDPREVAAHTDKILAFLRDVRQENAYWKDKWHASPFYTTAHAILALRGLSEPLVNAAVDYLLESQRSDGSWGIFRGTAEETAYCVQALTLALPYSFDVDKRLARASEFLNREDVRNTYAELWIGKGLYAPTYVIDATILSARALYQRWRGAHEKG encoded by the coding sequence ATGTTTGAACGCGCGGGTGACGACGACGCTGTGACAGAGGATATAAAGCGCAGAGCCCGTGAGTTGATCAGCCGTTTGCAGGGCGGCGCCATGGGATCGATCGCCTATGACACTTCGTGGGTGGCGCGCTTAAAGGAGCGGGACGGTTCTCCGAAATTCCCGACAACCATTGCTTGGTTGCGTGCGCATCAGCACGCGGACGGCAGCTTTGGCGCGCGGGATGAGTCGCTTCACGACCGAATGATTTCTACGCTTGCGAGTGTCAATGCACTGACCGCATTGCGCGATGAGGCAGATCAAGGACGCATCTCACGCGCCCTTGACTACGTGGCAAAAAACGGTGAGCGGCTGCGTGCAGATGGTGATGAAACGATCGGATTTGAACTGCTTTTCCCTTCACTGCTTGAGGAGGCAAAAGGCTTGGGTCATCGTCTGCCTTTTGAAGTCTTCGCGTGGGTGGGGGAACTGGGAAAAAAGAAACTGAGCGTTGTTCCTCCGTCGTGGATCTATGGCGAGGAGTCTCCCTTGATTCACAGTATTGAATTTCTCGGAAAAAACGCACAGCCTGATCGCTTGGCACAGCTTGTTTCAGTCAACGGGTCCATTGGAAACTCTCCATCCGCCTCGGCGTTTGTCTATGGGCAAACGGGTGATCCGCGCCTTGAGGCGTATTTGCGCCAGATTGTAGATCGATCGGAAGATGGCGGAGTCTGCAATGTTCAACCGTTTGAAATCTTCGAAACAGCGTGGGTGTATTTCAATCTACAGTTGGCTGGAATTACTCTGGAGGGAATGCGGGATGGGCTGCGAGAGATTGAAGCGTCGTTCAAGCCGCAGGGAGTCGGAATCTCGCGCGATGGGTTGATGCCAGACGCGGATGACAGCGCGCTTGCCGCCAATGTCCTGGCTCGCGCCGGACGTCCGGTTTCGCTTCAGTTTTTGGATTTTTATCAGGCAGAGCGCGGATTTTTATGTTTTCCTTATGAGCGTAATCCGTCGGTTTCTACCAATATTCACATCCTTGACGCGCTGCGTGCGTACGATCCGCGGGAAGTGGCGGCGCATACGGATAAAATCCTTGCGTTTTTGCGTGATGTTCGGCAGGAGAACGCGTATTGGAAAGATAAATGGCATGCCTCGCCTTTTTATACAACTGCACATGCGATTCTGGCATTGCGGGGATTGTCTGAGCCGCTTGTGAATGCGGCAGTCGATTATTTGCTTGAATCACAAAGATCTGACGGCTCGTGGGGAATTTTTAGGGGAACAGCGGAAGAAACCGCGTATTGTGTACAGGCTTTGACACTCGCGCTTCCCTATTCTTTTGATGTGGACAAGCGGCTGGCCCGCGCGAGCGAATTTTTAAACCGCGAAGACGTGCGCAATACTTACGCTGAGCTCTGGATCGGGAAAGGGCTCTACGCACCAACGTACGTGATCGACGCAACCATTCTAAGCGCGCGCGCGCTGTACCAGAGATGGAGGGGCGCTCATGAAAAAGGATGA